From the genome of Deferribacteraceae bacterium V6Fe1:
ATATTATCAACAGACTTCTCAAGCTTCGCAGTGACAGTCTTCATATTTTTAACCGTATCGGACAAATCGTCTTTAGAGCCTGCAACAAGATTGTCAATATTGCCAGTGATATTATTGACTTTTTGAGCAATCTCAGGAGTCTGAGACTTTAAAACTTTCGAAACCTCGGTCAAGTTTGCAATTAATTCATTTATGTTGGCTTGGTTAGCCAAGGTCATTTTATTGATGGTATTTGTTATTTGCTCCACATTATTAACAATTGAATTTATCTTCTTCTGATTTTCTTCTAAAATATACTTCAAACTCTCTGTTGAATATCTGACATTTTCAAGGGTCTTAGAGAGGTTTTCCTTCCCTTGCTGAGAGGAAAACACTTCATTTAAAGACTTAACAAGGGTACTTACTTCATCTGATATTTCGCCTAACTTGGCACTTAGCTGGTCAAAATCAACACTCTCTTTGGAATTCGTAATTACATCACCATTTTTTAAAGACGCGCTTGCTGAGTCTTCCCCTACCTGCTCAAGCTCAAGAAATTTTTCTCCCAAAAAACCGCTTGAACGAACAGCAACTCGTAAATTTGACGGCAAAATAACCCCTTCTTTGATTATCAAATCAAGTGCCACCTTTGAGTCTTCAAGCTGTATATCTTTAATAAAACCTACATCAACCCCCTTGAATTTTACAATGGCATCCTTTTCAAGCCCTGAAGCGTTATTAAGATACGCCTTTATAACGTTACCTTTTTGTTTACCAAAGCTTATATCTCCAACCTTTGTGGTCATATAACCAATTAATATTAAAGAAAGAACAACAAAGACACCTACTTTAGCTTCAAGTCCAAACTTCATAACCCAATACCCCTTTAAAAAATTTTAATAGGTCCATCCATAGAGCCGCTTAAAAATTGCTGGACATAAGGATTATCGGTAGTCCTTAAATCCTCAACAGTCCCGTTTATAACAGTTTTCCCGTCATAAATCATTGCCACATAATCAGCAATCTTAATAGTGCTGTCAATATCATGAGAAATGACAACGGAAGTAATATTGAGCTCTTTTTGAGTGTTGTAAATAAGATTGTCTACTACATCTTTCATAATCGGATCAAGCCCCGTTGTTGGCTCATCATACAAAATTATATCCGGCTCAAGGGCAATGGCTCTAGCAAGACCAACCCTTTTTCGCATACCTCCTGACAGTTCAGACGGCATTTTTTCTTCCACATTTTTAAGACCGACAACCCTCAATTTTTCTATCACAATATCTCTAATCTCTTTCTCTTTCAATTTAGTGTGCTCTCTAAGTGGGAAAGCCACATTTTCATAAACACTCATGGAATCAAAAAGAGCAGCATTTTGAAATAACATCCCAAACTTTTTTCTCACTTTAATCAAATCATTCTTATCTAATTTAGTAATATCAACTCCATCAACCAATATTTCACCCTTGTCAGGCTTGATTAGACCCATAATTTGCTTTAACAATACACTTTTTCCCGTCCCTGACGGACCAAGTATAACAGTAATAGCACCTCTTGGAATTAAAAGGTCTATCCCTTTATGAACCTCAAAATTACCAAAGCTCTTATAAAGCCCTTTTACTTCAATCTGAATATCAACATTTTCAATCATCTTTTATCCTAAAACATAAATGCTGTTAAAATATAGTCAAAAACAAGTATAAGCACACAAGATAAAACAACAGATTCAGTAGTAGCTTGCCCTACACCAGCTGCCCCACCCTTTGTATAAAATCCCTTATACGACCCGACAAGTGTGAGTATAAGACCAAAAACAAGCGCTTTAA
Proteins encoded in this window:
- a CDS encoding MCE family protein, with protein sequence MKFGLEAKVGVFVVLSLILIGYMTTKVGDISFGKQKGNVIKAYLNNASGLEKDAIVKFKGVDVGFIKDIQLEDSKVALDLIIKEGVILPSNLRVAVRSSGFLGEKFLELEQVGEDSASASLKNGDVITNSKESVDFDQLSAKLGEISDEVSTLVKSLNEVFSSQQGKENLSKTLENVRYSTESLKYILEENQKKINSIVNNVEQITNTINKMTLANQANINELIANLTEVSKVLKSQTPEIAQKVNNITGNIDNLVAGSKDDLSDTVKNMKTVTAKLEKSVDNINEITDKINKGDGTIGTLLNDNETAKDVKETVKGLKNMVTQFDKFKFYLSFSGEKMWDTGESKGYFKLKVQPRKDKYYLLGLATSTKGKAYVTNTTYNYSGDVPYYIEGPSSSTSTSYSVKETKRKENSLTFIAQYVQRFYDKVDLRIGLMESEFGLGADYFPFDDEKLQLSLDAYDFSDSSSDRKPHMKTSLYYNFTKNLYLNVGYDDFLNDDTRSGFVGAGLIFLDDDLKYLFGKIPLPTN
- a CDS encoding ABC transporter ATP-binding protein gives rise to the protein MIENVDIQIEVKGLYKSFGNFEVHKGIDLLIPRGAITVILGPSGTGKSVLLKQIMGLIKPDKGEILVDGVDITKLDKNDLIKVRKKFGMLFQNAALFDSMSVYENVAFPLREHTKLKEKEIRDIVIEKLRVVGLKNVEEKMPSELSGGMRKRVGLARAIALEPDIILYDEPTTGLDPIMKDVVDNLIYNTQKELNITSVVISHDIDSTIKIADYVAMIYDGKTVINGTVEDLRTTDNPYVQQFLSGSMDGPIKIF